The following proteins are encoded in a genomic region of Gouania willdenowi chromosome 6, fGouWil2.1, whole genome shotgun sequence:
- the apex1 gene encoding DNA repair nuclease APEX1 isoform X1: protein MKRGKTVEEAALGSASTKKAKKAKEPEAPILYEDPPDKMSSKDGRSANMKITSWNVDGLRAWVKKNGLDWVREEDPDVVCLQETKCGQKDLPAAITSMPEYPHKYWAASEGKEGYSGVAMLCKTEPIKVTYGIGKEEHDKEGRVITAEFPTFYLVTTYVPNAGKGLVRLDYRKTWDVDFLSYLSELDMQKPLVLCGDLNVAHQEIDLKNPKGNKKNAGFTPEEREGFSKLLEAGFVDSFRELYPEQTHAYTFWTYMMNSRSKNVGWRLDYFVLSASLVPSLCDSKIRNKAMGSDHCPITLHLAV from the exons ATGAAGAGAGGAAAGACAGTGGAGGAGGCAGCATTAGGCTCTG CTTCTACAAAAAAGGCCAAGAAGGCTAAGGAGCCAGAGGCCCCCATTTTATACGAGGATCCTCCTGACAAAATGTCCAGCAAAGACGGACGTAGCGCCAACATGAAGATCACTTCCTGGAACGTGGATGGGCTGAGGGCGTGGGTGAAGAAGAACGGCCTGGAT TGGGTGCGTGAGGAGGATCCAGATGTTGTGTGCCTGCAGGAGactaaatgtggacagaaagaCCTTCCTGCTGCCATCACCTCAATGCCCGAGTATCCGCACAAGTACTGGGCTGCGTCGGAAGGCAAAGAGGGTTACAGCGGTGTAGCAATGCTCTGCAAGACTGAACCCATTAAAGTTACCTATGGCATCG GTAAAGAAGAGCATGACAAGGAGGGCCGtgtgatcacagcagagttccCTACCTTCTACCTGGTCACTACTTATGTGCCAAACGCTGGCAAAGGCCTCGTCCGTCTGGACTACCGCAAAACCTGGGATGTGGACTTCCTGTCCTACCTCAGTGAGCTGGACATGCAGAAGCCTCTGGTTTTGTGTGGAGACCTTAACGTGGCCCATCAGGAGATCGATCTGAAGAACCCAAAgggtaacaaaaaaaatgcaggcTTCACACCAGAGGAACGTGAGGGTTTCAGTAAGCTGCTGGAGGCCGGATTTGTTGACAGCTTTAGAGAGCTGTACCCCGAGCAGACCCACGCCTACACCTTCTGGACCTACATGATGAACTCCCGCTCCAAGAATGTTGGCTGGAGGCTCGACTACTTTGTGCTCTCTGCCTCCCTGGTGCCGAGTTTGTGCGACAGTAAGATCCGCAATAAGGCGATGGGGAGCGACCACTGTCCCATCACTCTACACTTAGCTGTGTAG
- the apex1 gene encoding DNA repair nuclease APEX1 isoform X2: MSSKDGRSANMKITSWNVDGLRAWVKKNGLDWVREEDPDVVCLQETKCGQKDLPAAITSMPEYPHKYWAASEGKEGYSGVAMLCKTEPIKVTYGIGKEEHDKEGRVITAEFPTFYLVTTYVPNAGKGLVRLDYRKTWDVDFLSYLSELDMQKPLVLCGDLNVAHQEIDLKNPKGNKKNAGFTPEEREGFSKLLEAGFVDSFRELYPEQTHAYTFWTYMMNSRSKNVGWRLDYFVLSASLVPSLCDSKIRNKAMGSDHCPITLHLAV, encoded by the exons ATGTCCAGCAAAGACGGACGTAGCGCCAACATGAAGATCACTTCCTGGAACGTGGATGGGCTGAGGGCGTGGGTGAAGAAGAACGGCCTGGAT TGGGTGCGTGAGGAGGATCCAGATGTTGTGTGCCTGCAGGAGactaaatgtggacagaaagaCCTTCCTGCTGCCATCACCTCAATGCCCGAGTATCCGCACAAGTACTGGGCTGCGTCGGAAGGCAAAGAGGGTTACAGCGGTGTAGCAATGCTCTGCAAGACTGAACCCATTAAAGTTACCTATGGCATCG GTAAAGAAGAGCATGACAAGGAGGGCCGtgtgatcacagcagagttccCTACCTTCTACCTGGTCACTACTTATGTGCCAAACGCTGGCAAAGGCCTCGTCCGTCTGGACTACCGCAAAACCTGGGATGTGGACTTCCTGTCCTACCTCAGTGAGCTGGACATGCAGAAGCCTCTGGTTTTGTGTGGAGACCTTAACGTGGCCCATCAGGAGATCGATCTGAAGAACCCAAAgggtaacaaaaaaaatgcaggcTTCACACCAGAGGAACGTGAGGGTTTCAGTAAGCTGCTGGAGGCCGGATTTGTTGACAGCTTTAGAGAGCTGTACCCCGAGCAGACCCACGCCTACACCTTCTGGACCTACATGATGAACTCCCGCTCCAAGAATGTTGGCTGGAGGCTCGACTACTTTGTGCTCTCTGCCTCCCTGGTGCCGAGTTTGTGCGACAGTAAGATCCGCAATAAGGCGATGGGGAGCGACCACTGTCCCATCACTCTACACTTAGCTGTGTAG
- the osgep gene encoding tRNA N6-adenosine threonylcarbamoyltransferase, translating to MTVVIGFEGSANKIGIGIIRDGEVLSNPRRTYITPPGQGFMPSDTARHHRAVILTVLKEALDQAGLKPADIDCVAYTKGPGMGAPLVTVALVARTVAQLWGKPLLGVNHCVGHIEMGRLITKANNPTVLYVSGGNTQVIAYSERRYRIFGETIDIAVGNCLDRFARVIKISNDPSPGYNIEQMAKKGSQYVELPYTVKGMDVSFSGILSYIEEAAHKMLSSGQCTAEDLCFSLQETLFSMLVEITERAMAHCGSQEVLIVGGVGCNLRLQEMMDVMCKERGAKLFATDERFCIDNGAMIAQAGWEMFRSGHVTELKDSWITQRYRTDEVEVTWRD from the exons ATGACTGTGGTAATTGGATTCGAAGGCAGTGCAAATAAGATTGGGATTGGCATCATCAGGGATGGTGAGGTTCTTTCCAACCCCAGGAGAACCTACATTACTCCTCCTGGTCAAG GGTTTATGCCCAGCGACACAGCCAGGCACCAccgtgctgtcatcctgactgtccTGAAGGAGGCGCTGGACCAAGCAGGGCTGAAGCCTGCAGACATTGACTGTGTGGCCTACACAAAAG GTCCAGGTATGGGTGCTCCTTTGGTAACTGTGGCTCTGGTGGCCCGTACAGTTGCCCAGCTTTGGGGGAAGCCCCTCCTCGGGGTAAACCACTGCGTAGGACACATAGAGATGGGCCGGCTCATCACCAAAGCCAACAACCCCACGGTGCTTTATGTCAGTGGTGGAAACACTCAG GTCATTGCTTACTCAGAGCGGCGATATAGAATCTTTGGGGAGACCATTGACATCGCAGTTGGAAACTGTTTGGACAGGTTTGCCAGAGTTATTAAG ATTTCCAATGACCCCAGTCCAGGTTACAATATTGAGCAGATGGCCAAAAA AGGGAGTCAGTATGTGGAGCTGCCATACACAGTCAAAGGAATGGATGTGTCCTTCTCAGGGATTTTATCATATATTGAG GAAGCTGCTCACAAGATGCTTAGCTCTGGTCAGTGCACAGCTGAAGACCTGTGTTTCTCACTGCAG GAGACGTTGTTCTCCATGCTGGTGGAGATCACGGAGAGGGCCATGGCTCACTGCGGCTCACAGGAAGTCCTCATTGTTGGGGGAGTTGGAT GTAATCTGCGTCTGCAGGAGATGATGGACGTCATGTGTAAGGAGAGAGGAGCCAAGCTGTTTGCCACTGATGAACG CTTCTGCATAGATAACGGCGCCATGATCGCTCAGGCTGGCTGGGAAATGTTTCGCTCAGGTCACGTGACAGAGCTGAAAGACTCCTGGATCACACAAAG